A stretch of the Nymphaea colorata isolate Beijing-Zhang1983 unplaced genomic scaffold, ASM883128v2 scaffold0751, whole genome shotgun sequence genome encodes the following:
- the LOC116245581 gene encoding LOW QUALITY PROTEIN: uncharacterized protein LOC116245581 (The sequence of the model RefSeq protein was modified relative to this genomic sequence to represent the inferred CDS: inserted 4 bases in 4 codons; substituted 1 base at 1 genomic stop codon): protein MLSKTPRTLVQVDMTKTPFNQPVPLHNRWHPDIPPVGTVEQGEIFRLECIDWTGGQIKNDDSPKDVERVDLTQVHYLSGPVKVEGAEPGDLLEVDLLDIGALRDSLWGFTGIFARENGGGFLADHFPKSHKAIWDLEGXYATSRHIPHVKLAGMLHPGIVGCAPSHELLHEWNRREKILFDSAPNRVPPLACLPNXKGAWVGKLRGEAADKVKREGARTVPPREHGGNCDIKNLSIGSKMYLPVXVPGGLLSVGDIHFCQGDGEITFCGAIEMAGWMDMKVRVIKDGMKKYAVKNPIFKPGPFGPHYSXLAHFEGISVDEKGKQHYXDAHVAYRMACLNAINYLKTLGYTGEQAYMILGCAPVEGRIASIVDIPNACCTLSIPTEIFDFDVRPK, encoded by the exons ATGCTCTCCAAGACCCCGCGCACTCTCGTCCAGGTAGACATGACAAAAACACCCTTCAACCAGCCAGTCCCGCTCCACAACCGATGGCACCCCGACATCCCGCCCGTTGGGACCGTTGAACAGGGAGAAATATTCAGATTGGAATGCATCGACTGGACTGGAGGACAGATCAAGAATGACGACTCACCCAAGGATGTGGAGCGGGTAGATCTCACCCAAGTTCACTACCTCAGTGGCCCTGTTAAGGTGGAAGGAGCAGAACCGGGAGACCTCCTCGAAGTTGACCTGCTCGACATCGGAGCGCTCAGGGACTCTCTTTGGGGATTCACTGGCATCTTTGCTCGCGAAAACGGAGGCGGCTTCCTCGCTGACCACTTCCCCAAGTCCCACAAGGCCATCTGGGACCTCGAGG AGTATGCTACTTCCAGGCACATCCCCCATGTGAAGTTGGCCGGCATGCTGCATCCTGGCATCGTTGGCTGCGCTCCTTCCCACGAGCTTTTGCATGAGTGGAATCGCAGAGAGAAAATTCTCTTCGATTCTGCGCCCAATCGTGTTCCTCCTCTGGCGTGTCTTCCGAACTAAAAAGGCGCCTGGGTGGGCAAGTTGCGCGGGGAAGCTGCCGACAAGGTGAAGCGTGAGGGCGCCAGGACGGTCCCGCCGAGGGAGCACGGAGGCAATTGCGACATAAAAAACTTATCGATAGGCTCCAAGATGTACCTGCCCG TAGTCCCAGGAGGACTGCTATCGGTGGGTGATATCCACTTCTGCCAGGGAGACGGTGAGATAACCTTCTGTGGAGCCATCGAGATGGCGGGATGGATGGACATGAAGGTCAGGGTCATCAAGGACGGCATGAAGAAATATGCAGTCAAGAATCCTATCTTCAAGCCTGGGCCCTTCGGACCGCACTACT GATTGGCTCACTTTGAGGGGATCAGTGTGGACGAAAAAGGAAAGCAGCACT TTGATGCACACGTAGCTTACCGTATGGCTTGTCTCAATGCCATCAACTACTTGAAGACCCTTGGATACACTGGCGAGCAAGCATATATGATTTTGGGTTGCGCTCCAGTTGAGGGAAGAATTGCATCGATTGTGGACATCCCCAACGCATGCTGCACTCTCTCCATACCTACCGAGATCTTTGACTTCGATGTCAGGCCTAAATGA